From a single Acidimicrobiales bacterium genomic region:
- a CDS encoding DUF2017 family protein yields MFLRKRVPRTLKREGDRTTVLLDEEERALLVDLAEQFRSVLAADNDPDLRRLYPTAYADDAERDADYAGLVHDDLLSTRLDAVDGLIGSAAAESIDDEELAAWMQVLNGLRLLLGTRLDISEEDEFDPEAADAPTRALLAWLGFVLEEAVESAAAGL; encoded by the coding sequence ATGTTCCTGAGAAAAAGGGTCCCCCGGACCCTGAAGCGTGAAGGCGACCGGACAACGGTCCTGCTCGACGAGGAGGAGCGGGCACTCCTGGTCGACCTGGCCGAACAGTTTCGGTCGGTACTGGCAGCCGACAACGATCCGGACCTCCGACGGCTCTACCCGACGGCCTATGCCGACGACGCCGAACGGGACGCCGACTATGCCGGCCTCGTCCACGACGACCTGCTCAGCACACGCCTCGACGCCGTGGACGGTCTCATCGGATCGGCTGCCGCAGAGTCCATCGATGACGAAGAACTCGCCGCTTGGATGCAGGTCCTCAACGGGTTGCGTCTTCTCCTGGGCACGCGCCTCGACATTTCCGAGGAGGACGAGTTCGACCCCGAGGCAGCGGACGCCCCAACCCGGGCGCTCCTGGCCTGGCTGGGATTCGTGCTCGAAGAGGCCGTGGAGTCGGCCGCGGCAGGTCTCTGA
- the clpS gene encoding ATP-dependent Clp protease adapter ClpS — protein MSPAPIEVDQPGVDHRLDRELDNDVATDRPWIVLVWNDPINLMSYVSFVFQKVFGYSREKADRLMMDVHHKGRAVVSSGAREKAEMDVFRLHEHGLWATLQQDD, from the coding sequence ATGAGCCCAGCTCCCATCGAAGTCGACCAGCCGGGCGTGGACCACAGGCTCGACCGGGAACTCGATAACGACGTGGCAACCGACCGACCGTGGATCGTGCTGGTATGGAACGACCCGATCAACCTGATGTCGTACGTGTCGTTCGTGTTCCAGAAGGTCTTCGGCTATTCCCGAGAGAAGGCCGACCGGTTGATGATGGACGTCCACCACAAGGGCCGGGCGGTGGTATCGAGCGGCGCCCGGGAGAAGGCCGAGATGGACGTCTTCCGACTCCACGAACACGGCCTGTGGGCCACCCTTCAGCAGGACGACTGA
- a CDS encoding COX15/CtaA family protein, producing the protein MTADATDPQASPRRLSPDAYRRICGVALVLLAAIVVTGAAVRLTGSGLGCSDWPTCEQDRFVPEAEFHGWVEFGNRLITGLVSVAVIAAVLGSIARTSRRADLLRWSWGLVAGVIGQVVLGGIVVLSHLNPWLVLGHFALSMVLVWNAVVLHHLAGDHARVSSVVLPAVRRRTRSLTALLAGLAMVVLSTGTLVTGTGPHTGSRDDPISRLPFSIRDVARVHGTMVVIVLLVVVALVAHARREPPGQPLTRSVRWLVAVVAAQATIGWTQYFTGVPAVLVALHVAGATAFWMVVVKIRLLATDTPPEVAR; encoded by the coding sequence GTGACGGCCGACGCCACGGACCCTCAAGCCTCTCCCCGCAGGCTCTCCCCCGACGCCTACCGCCGCATCTGCGGGGTGGCGCTCGTCTTGCTGGCCGCAATCGTGGTCACCGGCGCCGCGGTCCGTCTCACCGGGTCGGGCCTCGGATGCTCGGACTGGCCAACCTGTGAGCAGGACCGATTCGTCCCCGAGGCCGAGTTCCACGGCTGGGTGGAGTTCGGCAACCGGTTGATCACCGGGCTGGTCTCGGTGGCGGTAATCGCCGCCGTGCTGGGCTCGATAGCCCGAACTTCCCGACGTGCGGACCTTCTACGATGGTCGTGGGGGCTGGTGGCTGGCGTGATCGGCCAGGTGGTGCTGGGCGGCATCGTGGTCCTCAGTCACCTGAACCCGTGGCTGGTGTTGGGCCACTTCGCCCTGTCGATGGTGCTGGTGTGGAACGCCGTGGTGCTCCACCACCTGGCTGGCGACCATGCACGCGTATCGTCGGTGGTGCTCCCGGCCGTTCGTCGCCGGACCCGATCGCTCACTGCCCTACTCGCCGGGTTGGCCATGGTGGTCCTGTCCACTGGGACGCTGGTAACCGGCACCGGCCCGCACACCGGGAGTAGAGACGACCCGATTTCCCGGCTTCCATTCTCCATCCGGGATGTGGCCCGTGTCCACGGGACCATGGTGGTCATCGTCCTCCTGGTGGTCGTAGCGCTCGTGGCGCACGCTCGACGGGAGCCACCCGGGCAGCCGCTGACTCGTTCTGTTCGTTGGCTGGTTGCCGTGGTGGCCGCCCAGGCGACCATCGGATGGACCCAGTACTTCACCGGGGTTCCGGCGGTTCTCGTCGCCCTGCACGTTGCAGGGGCCACCGCGTTCTGGATGGTCGTCGTCAAAATCCGGCTGCTGGCCACCGATACTCCACCCGAGGTGGCCCGATGA
- a CDS encoding SDR family oxidoreductase: MENSMQIRDAVVVVTGAASGIGEAMVERFAAEGARALVAADRDSAGIEVLAERVSAGGTTCEPVTCDVADEVSVKALVDGTVERHGRIDLVASNAGYVTVGGLEAPDEEMHRMFGVHVMAHLYAARHAIPHMVANGGGHLLNTSSAAGLLTQIGSLHYSVTKNAAVSLAEWISVTYGDRGIGVSVLCPQAVATNITTNSPTADLMPGEGPSGAAAVDGVLTAAELADTVVEALADGRFHVLPHPNVAEYVRRKGDDVDRWLGGMRRFQSQLFPEGPTPADWLLG, from the coding sequence ATGGAGAACTCGATGCAGATTCGTGATGCAGTGGTGGTGGTGACCGGTGCCGCGAGCGGCATCGGCGAGGCCATGGTTGAACGGTTCGCGGCTGAAGGGGCGCGAGCCCTGGTGGCCGCTGATCGGGATTCGGCCGGCATCGAGGTCCTGGCCGAACGGGTGTCGGCGGGCGGCACGACCTGTGAGCCGGTCACCTGCGACGTGGCTGACGAGGTATCGGTGAAGGCGCTAGTTGACGGGACGGTGGAACGTCATGGCCGGATCGACCTGGTGGCGTCCAATGCCGGGTACGTCACGGTAGGTGGCCTCGAGGCCCCCGATGAAGAGATGCATCGCATGTTCGGCGTGCACGTCATGGCCCACCTGTACGCGGCCCGTCATGCCATTCCCCACATGGTGGCCAATGGTGGCGGTCATCTGCTCAACACTTCCTCGGCGGCTGGGTTGCTGACCCAGATCGGGTCGCTCCACTATTCGGTTACCAAGAATGCTGCGGTGTCCCTGGCCGAGTGGATCAGCGTGACGTACGGGGACCGCGGGATTGGGGTGTCGGTTTTGTGCCCACAGGCCGTGGCCACCAACATCACCACCAACAGCCCGACGGCCGACCTGATGCCCGGCGAGGGACCATCGGGAGCGGCGGCCGTCGATGGCGTGCTCACCGCTGCCGAACTCGCCGACACGGTTGTCGAGGCTCTGGCCGACGGGCGGTTCCACGTGCTCCCCCATCCGAACGTCGCGGAATACGTTCGCCGGAAGGGCGATGACGTGGACCGGTGGTTGGGTGGGATGCGACGCTTCCAGAGTCAGCTGTTTCCGGAGGGCCCGACGCCCGCGGACTGGCTGCTCGGCTGA